A window from Triplophysa dalaica isolate WHDGS20190420 chromosome 3, ASM1584641v1, whole genome shotgun sequence encodes these proteins:
- the LOC130417363 gene encoding leucine-rich repeat and immunoglobulin-like domain-containing nogo receptor-interacting protein 3 — MASRWVLCWLGLMLAFMSLSQSSQGCPPRCDCAAQLRSVSCQRKRQSGVPEGIPTETRLLDLSRNRLRWVAPGDLAPYPHLEELDLSENLINTLEPNAFASLQALRTLRLRGNQLKLVPMGAFARLSNLTTLDLSENKIVILLDYTFQDLRSLKNLEVGDNDLVYISHKAFSGLLGLEDLAIERCNLTSISGQTLSYLRNLVTLRLRHLSITALEDQNFRKLSALRGLEIDNWPYLEYVSPLSFQGLNLSWLFITNTNITSVPSASFRNLAYLTALNLSYNPISTLEPWAFRDLIRLKELHMVNTNLLTVEHHALGGLRQMRVLNLSNNGLVTLEESSFHSVNSLETLRVDGNPLSCDCRLLWILQRRRTLNFDGKMPVCAGPAEVRGYALSTFGDSAMFDYFTCQKPKIRNRKMQQVTAHEGQPVSFLCRAEGEPTPAIVWISPQRRRITSKSNGRVTVLPGGTLEIRYAQVADSGTYICIASNAGGNDTYFATLTVKGHAADPALFANRSMYSTDFNETGLNNTRVFLKFTLDLTTILVSTAMGCIMFLGVVLFCFLLLFVWSRGRGQRKNNFTVEYSFRKTDGQTTTATSGATRKFNMKMI; from the exons ATGGCTTCCCGGTGGGTCCTGTGCTGGTTGGGGCTCATGTTGGCCTTTATGTCCCTCTCACAGTCATCTCAGGGATGCCCGCCGCGCTGCGACTGCGCCGCTCAGTTACGCTCAGTGTCCTGTCAGCGCAAGCGGCAGTCCGGTGTCCCAGAGGGCATCCCGACAGAGACAAGGCTACTGGATCTCAGTCGAAACCGCCTGCGTTGGGTGGCCCCCGGAGACCTGGCGCCGTACCCACACCTTGAGGAGCTGGATCTGAGCGAGAACCTCATCAACACACTGGAACCCAACGCTTTCGCCAGCCTGCAGGCCCTGCGCACACTGCGGCTGAGAGGAAACCAGCTGAAGCTCGTGCCCATGGGTGCGTTTGCACGGCTGTCAAATCTCACCACGCTGGACCTGAGCGAGAACAAGATAGTCATCCTACTGGATTACACCTTCCAAGATCTGAGGAGTCTCAAAAATTTGGAG GTTGGCGATAATGATCTGGTCTACATATCCCACAAGGCTTTCTCAGGGCTGTTGGGTCTCGAGGATCTCGCCATCGAAAGATGCAACCTGACGTCCATCTCAGGCCAGACTCTCTCGTATCTCCGTAACCTTGTGACCCTTCGACTTCGTCACCTCAGCATCACCGCGCTCGAAGACCAAAACTTCCGCAAGCTGTCGGCACTAAGAGGCCTGGAGATCGACAACTGGCCCTATCTGGAGTACGTCTCACCACTGAGCTTCCAGGGTCTCAACCTTTCCTGGCTTTTCATCACCAACACCAACATTACGTCCGTACCGTCGGCCTCCTTCCGAAACCTGGCTTACCTGACGGCCCTCAACCTCTCCTACAACCCCATCTCCACGCTGGAGCCGTGGGCCTTCAGAGACCTCATCAGACTGAAGGAACTACACATGGTCAACACTAACCTGCTCACCGTCGAGCATCACGCTCTCGGAGGCTTGAGACAAATGCGAGTTCTCAATCTGTCCAACAATGGTCTGGTGACTCTGGAGGAGAGCTCCTTTCACTCAGTCAATAGTCTGGAAACCTTGAGAGTTGACGGCAACCCTTTATCCTGCGACTGTCGGTTGCTCTGGATCCTGCAACGCAGGCGGACCCTGAACTTTGACGGCAAGATGCCTGTGTGCGCTGGGCCGGCAGAGGTGCGGGGGTATGCCCTGAGCACCTTCGGCGATTCGGCCATGTTTGATTACTTCACCTGCCAGAAGCCGAAGATAAGAAACAGAAAGATGCAGCAGGTGACGGCGCACGAGGGCCAGCCGGTGTCGTTCCTTTGCCGGGCGGAGGGCGAGCCGACGCCGGCCATCGTCTGGATCTCTCCGCAGAGAAGACGGATCACATCGAAAAGCAACGGCAGGGTTACGGTGCTTCCGGGCGGGACGCTGGAGATCCGTTACGCCCAGGTGGCCGACAGCGGCACGTACATATGCATCGCCAGCAACGCTGGCGGCAACGACACCTACTTCGCCACGCTGACGGTGAAAGGCCACGCGGCCGACCCCGCGCTGTTCGCCAACCGCTCCATGTATTCCACGGACTTCAATGAGACGGGTCTGAACAACACGCGTGTTTTTCTCAAATTCACACTGGACCTCACCACCATCCTGGTGTCCACGGCCATGGGCTGCATCATGTTTTTGGGGGTGGTGTTGTTTTGCTTTCTGCTATTGTTCGTGTGGAGCCGCGGACGCGGTCAACGCAAGAACAACTTCACGGTGGAGTATTCCTTCAGGAAAACCGATGGACAGACCACCACCGCCACTTCCGGAGCAACACGCAAGTTCAACATGAAAATGATATGA